One stretch of Lachnospiraceae bacterium oral taxon 096 DNA includes these proteins:
- a CDS encoding VWA domain-containing protein — MNTEERLKRWRLILGAQTQERFEHMGGQALSKEEEMMDHALAAIYNSDGKFQGGGRGASNPQISRWLGDVRSLFSKDLVKIIQADAMERCGLKQLIFEPELLENIEPDIHMASTILTLKDQIPKQSKESARAFIQKIVEQINRLLESDIRRAVTAALNRKAHSPIPSASALDFQTTIRKGIKDYNPKLEKIIPQKYYFFERSAKTASSKYTVILDIDQSGSMGDSVIYSSIMSCILASMSAIKTRVVAFDTEVVDLTEKSDDPIDLLFGFTLGGGTDIEKSIRYCTQYIENPKKTIFFLISDLEEGGNRAGMLRKLSAMKEDGVTVIVLLAVSDEGKPHYDVNMAQKIAARGIPCFACNPKRLPELLEKALKNEDLAGFSDENMSAMK; from the coding sequence GTGAATACAGAAGAGAGATTAAAGCGCTGGCGTTTGATTCTTGGCGCACAGACACAGGAAAGATTTGAGCACATGGGTGGGCAGGCTCTTTCAAAGGAAGAGGAAATGATGGATCATGCCCTTGCAGCCATCTATAATAGCGATGGGAAATTCCAAGGTGGTGGAAGAGGGGCATCAAATCCACAAATTAGTCGTTGGCTTGGTGATGTTCGTTCTCTATTTTCAAAGGATTTAGTCAAGATTATTCAAGCGGATGCGATGGAAAGATGTGGATTGAAGCAATTGATTTTTGAGCCGGAGTTACTAGAAAATATTGAACCCGACATTCATATGGCGAGCACAATTTTAACACTCAAGGATCAAATCCCAAAGCAAAGCAAGGAAAGTGCAAGGGCATTTATTCAAAAAATTGTAGAACAAATCAATCGATTGTTAGAGTCAGATATTCGCCGTGCGGTGACCGCTGCACTCAATCGAAAGGCCCATTCTCCCATTCCATCGGCCTCAGCTCTTGATTTTCAGACAACAATACGAAAGGGAATTAAGGACTATAATCCAAAGCTTGAAAAGATTATTCCACAAAAGTATTATTTCTTTGAGCGAAGTGCAAAGACGGCATCGAGTAAATATACGGTGATCTTAGACATTGATCAAAGTGGTTCGATGGGAGATTCGGTGATTTATTCTTCTATTATGAGTTGTATTTTGGCAAGCATGAGTGCCATTAAGACAAGAGTGGTTGCCTTTGATACAGAAGTTGTGGACCTGACCGAAAAATCAGACGATCCCATTGACCTTTTATTTGGGTTTACTTTGGGAGGGGGTACAGATATTGAAAAGTCTATTCGCTATTGTACCCAGTATATAGAAAACCCAAAAAAGACCATATTTTTCTTGATTTCTGACCTAGAAGAGGGCGGAAATCGTGCAGGAATGTTAAGAAAACTTTCGGCGATGAAAGAAGATGGCGTGACTGTAATTGTCCTTCTGGCTGTCTCTGATGAGGGAAAGCCACATTATGATGTCAATATGGCACAAAAAATTGCAGCAAGGGGGATTCCTTGTTTTGCCTGCAATCCAAAGAGATTACCAGAGTTATTAGAAAAAGCATTAAAGAATGAGGATTTAGCGGGATTTTCAGATGAAAATATGTCCGCTATGAAATAG
- a CDS encoding SWIM zinc finger family protein, giving the protein MKIFDEQKIVAMAPNANAVSNGRKISASGGFVRRIKSEDDSFYAGECKGSGKKNYIVSVDLVDRNNPVFRCSCPSRQFPCKHSIALMFEMVADKAFDIEDIPQDILDKRSKKEVREQKKAEKAEKPKKVTAQSKAARTKKIKKQLEGLDLLRDLMARITDVGIAATASTPLKENQALAKQLGDYYLPGVQVIFNRFLYAMEKVQREKETNYSDAVDELVKLRYIEKRARVYLEKKLESDQPEADDNLLYEALGGVWKLDELNALGLKKEKVSLVQLSFSVENDPVKREFADIGYWIDLEDGQINYTANYCPEKAKKYIHREDSFFDVKEIETLLFYPAMEGENKRIRWDKDGERKISAEDIQKIRGFAAKGISDWIKPAKNVLKATLSDNAYAVLFHYSKIGLNTEGEFVAEDEDKKQIILKNKQGKTDVFGFLPVDDVEHNQVLFGIAYYDQENRRICVEPRSVITKDSVVRLAY; this is encoded by the coding sequence ATGAAAATATTTGACGAGCAAAAAATTGTTGCGATGGCACCCAATGCCAATGCAGTGAGTAATGGAAGAAAAATCTCTGCCAGTGGTGGCTTTGTTCGAAGGATAAAATCAGAGGATGATAGTTTCTATGCGGGAGAATGCAAGGGAAGTGGAAAGAAAAATTATATAGTTTCGGTGGACTTAGTGGATAGGAACAATCCTGTTTTTCGTTGTAGCTGTCCAAGTCGCCAATTTCCTTGTAAGCATAGCATTGCTCTGATGTTTGAAATGGTCGCTGATAAAGCATTTGATATCGAAGATATTCCACAAGATATTTTAGATAAGAGAAGCAAGAAGGAAGTGAGGGAGCAGAAAAAGGCTGAAAAAGCTGAAAAGCCAAAGAAGGTGACCGCACAATCAAAGGCCGCCAGAACAAAAAAGATAAAGAAGCAGTTGGAAGGGCTTGACCTTTTGAGAGATTTAATGGCTAGAATTACAGATGTCGGTATTGCGGCGACGGCGAGTACACCATTAAAAGAAAATCAAGCATTGGCAAAGCAACTTGGCGATTACTATTTGCCGGGGGTTCAAGTGATTTTTAATCGCTTTTTATATGCCATGGAAAAAGTACAAAGAGAAAAGGAGACCAACTATTCTGATGCGGTGGACGAGCTAGTTAAGCTTCGCTATATTGAAAAGAGAGCAAGAGTCTATCTGGAAAAAAAATTAGAGAGCGATCAGCCAGAAGCGGATGACAATCTCCTCTATGAGGCTTTAGGTGGTGTGTGGAAATTGGATGAACTTAACGCACTTGGGCTAAAAAAGGAAAAGGTAAGTCTTGTACAGCTTAGCTTTTCTGTTGAAAATGATCCGGTAAAAAGAGAGTTTGCTGACATTGGATATTGGATTGATTTAGAGGATGGTCAAATCAATTATACTGCAAATTATTGCCCAGAAAAGGCAAAGAAGTACATTCATAGAGAGGACAGCTTCTTTGATGTCAAGGAGATAGAGACACTTTTATTTTATCCAGCAATGGAGGGAGAAAATAAAAGGATTCGCTGGGATAAGGATGGAGAGAGAAAAATTTCAGCAGAAGACATTCAAAAAATTCGAGGATTTGCAGCAAAGGGAATTTCGGATTGGATTAAGCCGGCAAAGAATGTCCTAAAGGCAACGCTCTCTGACAATGCCTATGCGGTTTTATTTCACTATTCAAAGATTGGTTTGAATACTGAGGGAGAATTTGTGGCAGAGGATGAGGACAAAAAGCAGATTATTTTGAAAAATAAGCAGGGAAAGACGGATGTCTTTGGATTTCTTCCCGTAGATGATGTGGAACACAATCAAGTTCTCTTTGGAATTGCCTACTATGATCAAGAAAATCGAAGAATTTGTGTTGAGCCAAGAAGTGTCATTACTAAGGACAGCGTTGTGCGATTGGCATATTAG
- a CDS encoding sirohydrochlorin cobaltochelatase gives MMKAVLVVSFGTSYPETREKNIDAIERDIAKAMPEARIYRAWTSGMIRKKVNERDKLGVDSVAQAMQRMRADGVDTLIVQPTHVVNGIENDAMIEDVRAHAQGFLEIKFGRPLLTYDRDYDEAIEAIGGDLQAEIDKKEHTAIVLMGHGTSHYANSAYAALDYKFKDLGYSNVFVGTVEAYPSLDAIFRRLRENHIQNILLTPFMIVAGDHANNDMAGDEEDSWNMQFQKAGFQVECLIKGLGEYERVREIFVDHAREAV, from the coding sequence ATGATGAAGGCCGTACTTGTAGTTAGTTTTGGGACATCCTATCCTGAGACAAGAGAAAAAAATATTGATGCGATTGAAAGAGACATTGCCAAGGCCATGCCAGAGGCAAGAATCTACCGTGCTTGGACAAGTGGAATGATTAGAAAAAAGGTCAATGAGAGGGATAAACTTGGTGTAGACAGTGTCGCACAGGCAATGCAAAGAATGCGTGCAGATGGAGTGGATACCTTGATTGTGCAGCCAACTCATGTGGTCAATGGCATTGAAAATGATGCGATGATTGAGGATGTTCGTGCCCATGCACAGGGATTTTTGGAGATTAAATTTGGGCGACCTCTGCTTACCTATGATCGAGATTATGACGAGGCCATTGAGGCGATTGGGGGCGATTTGCAGGCCGAGATTGACAAAAAAGAACATACAGCGATTGTGTTGATGGGACATGGAACAAGTCACTATGCCAACTCTGCCTATGCGGCACTGGATTATAAATTTAAGGATTTGGGTTATTCCAATGTATTTGTGGGCACAGTGGAGGCGTATCCGAGCTTAGACGCTATTTTTAGAAGGTTGAGAGAAAATCATATTCAAAATATTTTGCTCACACCGTTTATGATTGTTGCAGGCGACCATGCCAACAATGATATGGCAGGAGATGAGGAAGATTCCTGGAATATGCAATTTCAAAAGGCGGGTTTTCAAGTGGAATGTTTAATCAAGGGGCTTGGAGAATATGAGCGTGTGCGTGAAATCTTCGTAGATCATGCAAGAGAGGCGGTTTAG
- a CDS encoding AAA family ATPase produces the protein MSEQLQRLPAEVLFQKEIDALIAAEKYPVPEGWKMSPRSVLTYILGGDCEGVEITPKYIGSRRIVEIAISTLVTDRALLLIGEPGTAKSWLSEHLCAAINGNSTCVIQGTAGTTEEQIRYSWNYAMLIAEGPSKKALVKSPIYQAMEEGKIARVEEISRCASEVQDALISILSEKRLSIPELGEDVAAKKGFSIIATANTRDRGVNEMSAALKRRFNIVVLPSPATLEEEVKIVHSRVERLAGSLDLSAKVPDEKVLEKVCTIFRELRLGETLDGKQKVKSTSNVLSTAEAISLLTNSMSLAGSFGDGEVTDADLAAGLQGAIIKEDSKDKKVWEEYLENIMKKRGRAWLGLYKECKALNE, from the coding sequence ATGAGTGAACAATTACAGAGACTTCCAGCGGAAGTACTATTTCAAAAAGAGATTGATGCATTGATTGCAGCAGAAAAATATCCTGTTCCGGAGGGTTGGAAGATGTCGCCACGCTCTGTGCTGACCTATATTTTGGGCGGAGATTGTGAGGGTGTGGAAATTACACCAAAGTATATTGGAAGCCGACGCATTGTGGAAATTGCTATTTCGACATTGGTAACAGATCGAGCACTACTTTTGATCGGTGAGCCAGGAACAGCAAAATCTTGGCTTTCTGAGCATCTTTGTGCGGCGATCAATGGCAATTCCACCTGTGTCATTCAGGGAACTGCAGGAACAACAGAAGAGCAAATTCGCTATTCTTGGAACTATGCAATGCTGATTGCTGAAGGCCCAAGCAAAAAGGCTCTAGTCAAGAGTCCAATCTATCAGGCAATGGAAGAAGGAAAAATTGCCAGAGTGGAGGAAATTTCTCGCTGTGCTTCAGAGGTACAGGATGCGTTGATTTCGATTCTCTCAGAGAAGCGACTTTCCATTCCAGAACTTGGAGAAGATGTGGCAGCAAAGAAGGGATTTTCGATTATTGCCACAGCTAATACAAGAGATCGAGGTGTCAATGAGATGAGTGCGGCACTAAAGAGAAGATTTAATATTGTGGTGTTGCCAAGTCCAGCGACATTGGAAGAAGAGGTAAAGATTGTACATTCTCGTGTGGAGAGATTGGCAGGAAGTCTAGATCTTTCGGCAAAGGTACCTGATGAGAAAGTTTTGGAAAAAGTTTGCACCATCTTTCGAGAGCTTAGACTTGGAGAAACTTTAGATGGCAAGCAAAAGGTAAAATCGACGAGCAATGTTCTTTCTACAGCGGAGGCCATTTCTCTTTTGACCAATAGTATGTCCCTTGCAGGTAGTTTTGGAGATGGCGAAGTGACCGATGCAGATTTGGCAGCGGGATTGCAAGGAGCTATTATCAAAGAGGACAGTAAGGACAAAAAAGTCTGGGAGGAGTACCTAGAAAATATTATGAAAAAGCGTGGAAGGGCGTGGCTTGGTTTGTACAAAGAATGTAAGGCACTCAATGAATAG
- a CDS encoding Hsp20/alpha crystallin family protein has product MLNTNTYDLFDNFFGNNFFTQTRSSSQMKTDVTEKDGNYLLNIEMPGYKKEDIHAELKDGYLTVSAKHETNDESKDDKGNVIRRERSFGSCSRSFFVGSDITEEDIQAEYKDGVLNLSFPKEKEKLPEEKKLISIK; this is encoded by the coding sequence ATGTTAAATACAAATACTTATGATTTATTCGATAACTTTTTTGGAAATAATTTCTTTACTCAGACTCGCAGTTCTTCACAGATGAAGACTGATGTCACAGAAAAAGATGGTAATTATCTTCTCAACATTGAGATGCCTGGATATAAGAAGGAAGATATTCATGCAGAATTAAAGGATGGTTACCTCACCGTCTCCGCAAAGCATGAGACCAATGATGAGTCAAAGGATGACAAGGGCAATGTGATTCGCAGGGAGAGAAGCTTTGGTTCTTGCAGCCGCAGTTTCTTTGTCGGCAGTGATATTACCGAAGAGGATATTCAAGCTGAATACAAGGATGGTGTGCTGAATTTAAGCTTTCCTAAGGAAAAAGAAAAACTTCCAGAAGAGAAGAAATTGATTTCTATTAAGTAA
- the hemC gene encoding hydroxymethylbilane synthase translates to MKLRIGSRKSALALRQTQLVTERIKECFPDCEIEIVTMSTKGDEHLDKSLIKIGGKGVFTKELEEAIVRGEIDLAVHSAKDLPLEMTEGLEVYSCLERENPLDVLVTRKNRQLKDCQWIGTSSLRRALQIREMNPHIEIRDLRGNVQTRLKKLEEGLYDGIVLASAGIRRMDEQLDDFIEKLCFCPFDIEEFIPAACQGILALQVKKGTHREIVDALLDDQTQEAFLAERAFLEELNAGCNAPCGIYARREGKSVRMSAMYAKDGKKIKKSEVLCEASQSVEMARKIARYLYSGKVFLVGAGPGNMDLLSVKGLEKIKEADCIVYDSLIDPSLLNQARLEAELIYVGKRAGAHYRKQPEISALLVEKAMEGKMVVRLKGGDPFIFGRGGEEILKLRENNIEFEVISGVSSSYAVPAAAGIPVTHRGLSSSFHVITGHESEQKTRESLDFSVLAKLEGTLVFLMGLKSLPRIAHQLMIAGKPKNTPAAVISKGCTREQKKVIGNLENIADLAREVEAPAITVVGDVVSLSGEMDWSWKEEMVKPLFGKKILLTGSRQMVQKQREVFKRQGAQTIELSLIETVQHPSKVFFDALKDIEKYSWLVFTSVNGVRAFFDCIQGEDEEGQLYLDQRRLAKMRFAVIGEGTRKCLREYGYMEDMMPNTFTGRDLAREWVPTLEENDQVLLVRAEVAGKEIVDALRESGISYVDATIYSTYVDRRREEELQRILPDVDYVTMASASCARAFSKMRGNVPYHAKLISIGPVTSRACIECGVQVDATAKYYTAEGLCERICELEK, encoded by the coding sequence TTGAAATTAAGAATTGGCAGCAGAAAGAGTGCATTGGCACTTCGACAGACGCAACTAGTGACAGAGCGGATCAAGGAATGTTTTCCAGACTGTGAGATTGAGATTGTCACCATGAGCACAAAGGGAGATGAACATTTAGACAAGTCATTGATAAAAATTGGTGGAAAGGGTGTATTTACCAAGGAATTAGAGGAGGCCATTGTTCGAGGAGAAATTGATCTTGCTGTGCATTCGGCCAAGGACTTACCACTGGAAATGACGGAGGGATTAGAAGTATACTCCTGCCTAGAGAGGGAAAATCCATTGGATGTTTTGGTGACTAGAAAAAATAGGCAATTAAAAGATTGCCAATGGATTGGCACGAGTTCCTTGCGAAGGGCATTACAGATAAGAGAAATGAATCCGCATATTGAAATTCGAGATTTGCGTGGAAATGTGCAGACGAGACTAAAAAAGTTAGAAGAGGGTCTTTACGATGGCATTGTTCTTGCATCGGCAGGAATTCGCAGAATGGATGAGCAACTTGACGATTTCATTGAAAAACTTTGCTTTTGCCCATTTGACATTGAGGAGTTTATTCCTGCGGCCTGTCAGGGAATTCTTGCCCTTCAAGTAAAAAAGGGTACACACAGAGAGATTGTCGATGCATTACTTGATGATCAGACGCAGGAAGCCTTTTTAGCAGAGCGAGCATTTTTGGAGGAATTAAATGCGGGCTGCAATGCACCTTGTGGTATTTATGCAAGGCGAGAGGGAAAAAGCGTTCGAATGTCGGCAATGTATGCCAAAGATGGGAAAAAGATAAAAAAGAGCGAGGTCTTGTGTGAAGCATCCCAAAGTGTGGAGATGGCAAGAAAGATCGCAAGATATTTATACAGTGGCAAGGTATTTCTTGTTGGTGCAGGGCCAGGAAATATGGATTTATTGAGTGTGAAAGGACTTGAAAAAATCAAGGAAGCAGATTGTATTGTATATGATAGTTTAATTGATCCATCACTTCTGAATCAGGCAAGACTTGAAGCCGAGCTCATCTATGTTGGAAAGCGTGCAGGGGCCCACTATAGGAAGCAACCAGAGATTTCGGCCCTGTTAGTGGAAAAGGCAATGGAGGGGAAAATGGTCGTTCGCCTAAAGGGAGGAGATCCCTTTATCTTTGGCCGTGGTGGGGAAGAAATTCTAAAATTGAGAGAAAATAACATTGAGTTTGAAGTGATTTCTGGTGTATCTTCTTCCTATGCCGTTCCGGCAGCAGCAGGTATTCCAGTGACTCACCGTGGACTTTCCTCCTCCTTCCATGTCATTACTGGTCATGAGAGCGAGCAAAAGACGAGGGAAAGTCTTGACTTTTCGGTGCTGGCAAAATTGGAAGGGACATTGGTCTTTTTAATGGGATTAAAGAGCCTGCCAAGAATTGCTCATCAGTTGATGATTGCAGGAAAACCAAAAAATACACCCGCAGCTGTGATTTCTAAAGGATGCACAAGAGAGCAAAAAAAGGTAATTGGAAATTTAGAAAATATTGCAGATTTGGCAAGAGAGGTCGAGGCACCAGCAATTACGGTTGTTGGGGATGTAGTGTCTCTTTCTGGGGAAATGGATTGGTCTTGGAAAGAAGAAATGGTTAAGCCACTCTTTGGGAAAAAGATACTGCTTACAGGAAGCAGGCAGATGGTTCAAAAACAAAGAGAGGTCTTCAAGCGACAAGGGGCACAGACAATTGAACTTAGTTTGATTGAGACCGTGCAACATCCAAGCAAGGTGTTCTTTGATGCGTTGAAAGATATTGAGAAGTATTCATGGCTTGTGTTTACCAGTGTCAATGGTGTGCGAGCATTTTTTGATTGTATTCAAGGGGAAGATGAGGAAGGACAATTATATCTTGACCAGAGGCGATTGGCTAAAATGAGATTTGCTGTGATTGGGGAAGGGACAAGGAAGTGCCTTCGAGAATATGGCTATATGGAAGATATGATGCCTAATACCTTTACAGGAAGGGATTTGGCTAGAGAGTGGGTCCCAACATTAGAAGAAAATGATCAAGTTTTACTTGTCAGAGCAGAAGTGGCGGGAAAAGAGATTGTGGATGCATTGAGAGAGAGCGGAATTTCTTATGTAGATGCAACTATCTATTCCACCTATGTGGATCGAAGAAGGGAAGAAGAGTTGCAAAGAATTTTGCCTGATGTTGACTATGTGACGATGGCCAGTGCTTCTTGTGCAAGAGCATTTTCAAAAATGAGGGGAAATGTTCCATATCATGCGAAATTGATTTCTATCGGGCCTGTGACCAGCAGAGCTTGTATAGAATGTGGCGTTCAAGTGGATGCGACTGCAAAATATTATACAGCAGAGGGCTTGTGTGAGCGGATTTGTGAATTAGAAAAATAG
- a CDS encoding pyridoxamine 5'-phosphate oxidase family protein, translating to MRREDRRITEDNEIVDILHSAEIVHLGLMDEGYPYIVPLHYGFIYEDGKLTLYMHGAVEGKKLDLIRSNENAFIEIDNNNGIVSGGEIPCRYGAAYASIMAKGKAEIVENVEEKIKGLELLMSNQTHRNFEITPMMTRSVSVIKFSAEEMSAKARKVAAK from the coding sequence ATGAGAAGAGAAGACAGAAGAATTACAGAAGACAATGAGATTGTGGATATTTTGCACAGTGCAGAGATTGTGCATCTGGGATTGATGGATGAGGGGTATCCCTATATTGTGCCATTGCACTACGGATTTATTTACGAAGATGGAAAGTTAACCTTATATATGCACGGTGCAGTGGAGGGGAAAAAATTAGATTTGATTCGCAGTAATGAAAATGCCTTCATTGAAATTGATAACAACAATGGAATTGTCTCAGGTGGAGAAATTCCTTGTCGCTATGGAGCAGCTTATGCAAGTATTATGGCCAAAGGAAAGGCAGAGATTGTTGAGAATGTGGAAGAAAAGATCAAGGGACTTGAACTTTTAATGAGCAATCAGACACATCGAAATTTTGAAATCACACCGATGATGACAAGATCTGTGAGCGTGATTAAGTTTTCAGCAGAAGAAATGAGTGCCAAGGCAAGAAAAGTAGCTGCAAAGTAG
- a CDS encoding bifunctional precorrin-2 dehydrogenase/sirohydrochlorin ferrochelatase has protein sequence MQRKKGKIMSEKKFFPMFIDISDKVFLVIGGGKVAARRVKTLVNFGCTIKLIAPEVDDEIINLHYDKIHIIKRKYDITDMDEVDFCLAATDIAERNSKITWDAKLNHIAVNNASDKNDCDFYFPGVVDTAPLTIGICASGVDHKLAKQVTDNIREKIEHMLEGDQKENI, from the coding sequence ATGCAGAGAAAGAAGGGGAAGATAATGAGTGAAAAGAAGTTTTTTCCAATGTTTATTGATATTTCGGACAAGGTATTTTTGGTGATTGGCGGAGGAAAGGTTGCCGCAAGAAGAGTAAAGACTTTGGTCAATTTTGGTTGTACTATTAAGTTAATTGCACCCGAAGTAGATGATGAAATTATCAATCTGCACTATGACAAGATACATATTATTAAGAGAAAATATGACATTACAGATATGGATGAGGTGGATTTTTGCCTGGCAGCTACAGATATTGCAGAGAGAAACAGCAAGATTACTTGGGATGCGAAGTTAAATCATATCGCAGTGAACAATGCTTCAGATAAAAATGATTGTGATTTTTATTTTCCTGGAGTAGTGGATACAGCACCATTGACGATTGGTATTTGTGCATCGGGTGTTGATCACAAGCTGGCTAAGCAAGTGACCGACAATATCAGAGAAAAGATTGAGCATATGTTAGAAGGAGATCAGAAAGAGAATATTTAA
- a CDS encoding TerD family protein — protein MSTFVMNVTKPMSASDIESLNQTKGIVLDSENVEILNTLYYKKKDTTAPNNCAKGVEQKNVGTNTPSSVIQITSLTRKVTKGQKVPLNFSSKKLRVNFGWNVNNPACDVDVSAFLLSESEKVVGDDYFVFYGQESSPEKSVLFKKAETTNVLEVFDIDTATLNPSVVKIVFVMTINHALENALNFRMLKDAYIQIVDPVNSTELVSFLVEEYYDNINSMMMGEIYLHNGAWKFNAIGNGVNRDLAGLCEFYGVQVV, from the coding sequence ATGAGTACCTTTGTAATGAATGTTACAAAACCAATGAGTGCAAGTGACATAGAAAGCTTGAATCAAACAAAGGGCATTGTATTGGACAGTGAAAATGTAGAGATTTTGAATACTTTGTATTACAAGAAAAAAGATACTACAGCCCCAAATAATTGTGCTAAAGGTGTAGAGCAGAAAAATGTAGGAACAAATACACCTTCGTCTGTAATACAGATCACAAGTTTGACAAGGAAGGTTACAAAGGGGCAGAAAGTTCCACTGAACTTTAGTTCAAAAAAGCTAAGAGTAAACTTTGGGTGGAATGTGAACAATCCTGCCTGTGATGTGGATGTATCTGCATTTTTGCTTTCGGAGAGTGAAAAAGTGGTGGGCGATGACTATTTTGTATTTTATGGTCAAGAAAGTAGTCCTGAAAAAAGTGTATTGTTTAAAAAGGCAGAGACCACAAATGTATTGGAAGTATTTGATATAGATACGGCGACTCTAAATCCGTCAGTGGTTAAGATCGTTTTTGTCATGACGATCAATCATGCACTGGAAAATGCATTGAACTTTCGTATGCTAAAGGATGCCTACATTCAGATAGTGGATCCAGTCAACAGTACAGAGTTGGTCTCATTTTTGGTAGAGGAATATTACGACAATATCAACTCCATGATGATGGGCGAGATCTATTTACATAATGGTGCATGGAAGTTTAATGCCATAGGCAATGGGGTGAATAGAGACCTTGCTGGTCTTTGTGAATTTTATGGAGTACAGGTCGTATAG
- a CDS encoding AIM24 family protein: MLTFEVINELTLKVTCEGKDTLITKMGAFIAGENDGAKNYSFEKMLLGPGGSIGQAVFGQLVRKVAGENIPLMKVNLHGNSTTYYACYGQHVVVYKLAIGETVSVESGNILAFTNDCDYSVRFLGIGVLSQKGLATTTLVGRGDDAYVALLSVGNPLVLSNVKSMNNIAVDPDAVIGWFSKNGMGDPQIKANVSWKTFIGQTSGESYTFEWSGNDQVTVLMQPCERR, encoded by the coding sequence ATGCTGACATTTGAAGTTATTAACGAGTTGACGCTTAAGGTTACCTGTGAGGGGAAGGACACATTGATTACAAAGATGGGTGCTTTTATCGCAGGTGAAAATGACGGAGCAAAGAACTATTCTTTTGAGAAGATGCTACTTGGACCAGGAGGGAGTATAGGTCAGGCGGTATTTGGACAGCTGGTAAGAAAAGTTGCAGGTGAGAATATACCTCTTATGAAGGTGAATCTACACGGCAATTCTACCACATATTATGCTTGTTATGGACAACATGTCGTTGTATATAAGCTCGCTATCGGCGAGACGGTATCTGTGGAGTCGGGAAATATTTTGGCATTTACCAATGACTGTGATTACTCTGTCAGATTTTTGGGAATAGGTGTGCTGTCACAAAAAGGCCTTGCCACAACAACACTTGTAGGAAGGGGAGATGATGCCTATGTGGCCTTATTGTCCGTTGGCAATCCACTGGTTTTATCCAATGTAAAGTCAATGAATAATATTGCAGTAGACCCAGATGCCGTAATAGGTTGGTTTAGTAAGAATGGTATGGGTGATCCACAGATAAAAGCAAATGTATCATGGAAGACTTTTATAGGACAGACATCAGGAGAGTCTTATACTTTTGAGTGGAGTGGAAATGATCAAGTGACCGTGCTGATGCAGCCGTGTGAAAGAAGATAA
- a CDS encoding HD domain-containing protein — MMDREYIKRAFKSYTDAYDSSDPKVKLKIDHTYRVADLADKIARSIGLDEEDVDLAWLLGILHDIGRFEQLSRYHTFNDRRSVDHAKLSADLLHEGLGDIFVPKDVDYNLVEKAVRLHNVLELPKDLTKREKMFCDILRDADKIDILRVNCETPREQIYDLPPERFANDQVSDLVMQDILSKRSVNRQNAKTAVDPIVGQISFIFGLVYPWSVEEMKRQGYLDQMLHFESQNEKTRADFAQIQEIVNNFEVK, encoded by the coding sequence ATGATGGATAGAGAATATATAAAGAGAGCATTTAAGAGCTATACCGATGCATATGACAGCAGTGATCCCAAAGTAAAATTAAAGATTGATCATACCTATCGAGTGGCTGACCTTGCGGATAAAATTGCAAGGAGTATTGGACTAGATGAGGAGGATGTCGATCTTGCATGGCTGCTTGGAATTCTTCATGATATTGGAAGATTTGAACAATTGAGTCGATATCACACCTTCAATGATCGACGCTCAGTTGACCATGCAAAACTCAGTGCGGATTTATTACATGAGGGGCTGGGAGATATTTTTGTACCCAAGGATGTTGATTACAACCTTGTGGAAAAGGCTGTTCGCTTGCATAATGTCTTGGAATTACCAAAAGATTTGACCAAGAGAGAAAAGATGTTTTGTGATATTCTTCGAGATGCAGATAAAATTGATATTTTGCGAGTCAATTGTGAGACACCGAGAGAACAAATTTATGATCTGCCTCCAGAAAGATTTGCCAATGATCAAGTTAGTGATTTGGTCATGCAGGACATTCTTTCCAAAAGAAGTGTCAATCGCCAGAATGCCAAGACAGCAGTAGATCCGATTGTTGGACAAATTTCCTTTATCTTTGGTCTTGTCTACCCATGGAGTGTAGAAGAGATGAAGCGACAGGGATATCTTGATCAAATGTTACATTTTGAGAGTCAAAATGAGAAGACGAGAGCAGACTTTGCACAAATCCAAGAAATAGTTAATAATTTTGAGGTAAAATAA